In a genomic window of Gemmatimonadales bacterium:
- a CDS encoding DUF4198 domain-containing protein, whose translation MKKRAVLALGLLVCAVSSLLSHDLFLKLDDYFVPPDTTISIPVLNGTFSSSENAIARVRIADVSVVSPAGTTNLDTTAITTHGDTSRLTLRTGGPGTYVVGLSVRPSEIALTGAEFNSYLREEAVSEVLQARTRNRQLASPVRERYAKHVKAVFQVGDARSDAFATALGYRVEIVPLENPYALRPGRTLRVRCLVEGAPIAGQSVIAGGRTRRGARIAQRVLRTDADGVATVRLEAAGRWYVKFIHMVPATAPGADYESNWATLTFEVR comes from the coding sequence ATGAAGAAGCGCGCCGTTCTCGCCCTCGGCCTGCTGGTTTGCGCGGTCTCGAGCCTCCTCTCCCACGACCTTTTCCTCAAGCTCGACGACTACTTCGTTCCACCGGACACGACCATCAGCATCCCGGTGTTGAACGGCACGTTCAGCAGCAGCGAGAACGCCATCGCTCGGGTGCGCATCGCCGACGTCAGCGTGGTCTCGCCGGCCGGGACGACGAATCTGGACACCACAGCGATCACGACCCACGGCGACACGAGCCGGCTCACGCTGCGCACGGGCGGACCGGGCACCTACGTCGTCGGCTTGTCCGTCCGACCCAGCGAGATCGCGCTCACGGGCGCGGAGTTCAACTCGTACCTGCGGGAAGAGGCCGTCAGCGAGGTGCTCCAGGCCCGCACCCGAAACCGCCAGCTGGCCAGCCCGGTCCGGGAACGTTACGCCAAGCACGTGAAAGCGGTGTTCCAGGTGGGAGATGCGCGCTCCGACGCCTTTGCCACGGCGCTGGGCTATCGCGTCGAGATCGTGCCGCTCGAAAACCCCTATGCGCTCCGCCCGGGCCGCACGCTCCGGGTGCGGTGCCTGGTTGAGGGAGCGCCGATCGCCGGGCAGTCGGTCATCGCCGGGGGTCGCACGCGCCGGGGCGCGCGGATCGCGCAGCGGGTCCTGCGTACCGACGCGGACGGGGTCGCGACCGTGCGACTCGAAGCGGCCGGCAGGTGGTACGTGAAGTTCATCCACATGGTACCCGCCACGGCACCAGGCGCGGACTACGAATCCAACTGGGCCACACTCACGTTCGAAGTCCGCTGA
- a CDS encoding carboxypeptidase regulatory-like domain-containing protein, whose product MAFWLGRTGFAAAQQPGTSIIGQLIDRDTRAPVSGAMVTLIGFASTATSDSAGRFTFTGVPPGLQVLQARVVGYVRAVWQLQLAEGEVLSDVFEMTGALVPLSPIDVRRGTIPHRFEQFEARRERGTGHFITREEIERRRPINLPDLLRTVRGVRAVCSGSTCTVRMARASGGCQPDYVLDGFPSSAFTVENISPLDIQGIEIYRGASETPAEFLGSTSACGVIVVWTRSGP is encoded by the coding sequence ATGGCGTTCTGGCTCGGCCGAACCGGCTTCGCTGCGGCCCAGCAGCCAGGGACGTCCATCATCGGCCAGCTCATAGACCGCGACACCCGCGCGCCCGTGAGCGGCGCCATGGTGACGCTGATCGGATTCGCCTCGACCGCCACCTCGGACTCCGCGGGACGGTTCACTTTCACCGGCGTGCCGCCGGGGCTCCAGGTCTTGCAGGCGCGCGTCGTCGGGTATGTGCGGGCGGTATGGCAGCTGCAGCTCGCCGAGGGCGAGGTCCTCAGCGACGTCTTCGAGATGACCGGCGCGTTGGTCCCTTTGTCGCCGATCGACGTGCGGAGGGGCACGATCCCGCACCGATTCGAGCAGTTCGAGGCTCGGCGCGAGCGAGGCACCGGGCACTTCATCACGCGCGAAGAGATCGAGCGGCGCAGGCCGATCAACCTGCCGGACCTTCTCCGTACGGTGCGCGGGGTGCGGGCGGTTTGCAGCGGCTCGACCTGCACGGTGCGGATGGCGCGCGCCTCGGGAGGCTGCCAGCCGGATTACGTCCTCGACGGCTTCCCCTCCAGCGCGTTCACGGTCGAGAACATCTCGCCGCTCGACATCCAGGGAATCGAGATCTATCGCGGTGCGTCTGAAACGCCGGCCGAGTTCCTCGGCTCCACGTCCGCCTGCGGCGTCATCGTCGTCTGGACCAGATCAGGCCCGTGA